Proteins encoded within one genomic window of Amorphoplanes friuliensis DSM 7358:
- a CDS encoding tetratricopeptide repeat protein: protein MARTLGDHLAAVQLLRLCAHFGPAELNLGLLLSDGELFEELMPDLTEAARDPVRRETMIAGLAAGWRGSGDRVRLDPAAARAALEDLQRPGRMGWWWARSAVQLLDRLFPASFDTPHDREVCADLAPHIHQAVDRAPGCPSNASLLIKYGYYLERSGEFIACQENQLRAVPVVAATYGPGDPSLAGVLFVLGCCQLALDDWRGARNNLAHAAQIYHGAHGPDSLQVAETLYLLGAAQLGLGDRDASRFSCVEALRIFETFAAPDDPRTEIVRDALRPVQRRWRMFR from the coding sequence ATGGCCCGAACACTCGGCGACCACCTGGCTGCGGTGCAGCTGTTGCGGTTGTGCGCCCACTTCGGACCGGCCGAGCTCAACCTCGGTCTGCTGCTGTCCGATGGGGAGCTGTTCGAGGAGCTGATGCCGGATCTGACCGAGGCGGCCCGGGACCCCGTACGCCGGGAGACGATGATCGCAGGACTCGCGGCCGGCTGGCGCGGCAGCGGGGACCGGGTCCGTCTCGATCCGGCGGCGGCCCGGGCGGCCCTGGAGGATCTGCAGCGGCCGGGGCGGATGGGCTGGTGGTGGGCGCGGTCCGCGGTGCAACTGCTGGACCGGCTGTTCCCGGCCTCGTTCGACACGCCGCACGACCGTGAGGTCTGCGCGGATCTGGCACCGCACATCCACCAGGCGGTGGATCGGGCGCCCGGCTGCCCCAGCAACGCGTCGCTGCTGATCAAGTACGGCTACTACCTGGAACGCTCCGGCGAGTTCATCGCGTGCCAGGAGAACCAGCTGCGCGCCGTACCGGTCGTCGCGGCGACCTACGGGCCGGGTGATCCGAGCCTGGCCGGTGTCCTGTTCGTGCTGGGCTGCTGTCAGCTGGCCCTGGACGACTGGCGGGGCGCCCGGAACAACCTCGCCCACGCGGCGCAGATTTACCACGGCGCCCACGGCCCGGACTCGCTGCAGGTCGCCGAGACGTTGTACCTGCTCGGCGCCGCCCAGTTGGGTCTGGGGGACCGCGACGCCTCCCGCTTCAGCTGTGTGGAGGCGCTGCGCATCTTCGAGACCTTCGCGGCGCCGGACGACCCGCGGACGGAGATCGTCCGCGACGCCCTGCGACCGGTGCAGCGCCGGTGGCGGATGTTCCGCTGA
- a CDS encoding GNAT family N-acetyltransferase, with the protein MTITRLDAEGFAAAVPVLADLLVDAVAGGASVGFLEGFDRDAAIVWWRDRAAAVAGGSLVVWTAAGPSGVCGTISLAYAEKPNARHRAEIVKLAVHREARGRGLGRQLLAAAERAAADSGRTLLLLDTETASAAERLYESAGWTRYGIVPDYAAGPDGVLADCSFYYKNLV; encoded by the coding sequence ATGACGATCACCCGGCTCGACGCCGAGGGCTTCGCCGCGGCTGTCCCGGTGCTCGCGGATCTGCTGGTCGACGCGGTGGCCGGCGGCGCCTCGGTCGGCTTCCTCGAGGGTTTCGACCGGGACGCGGCCATCGTCTGGTGGCGTGACCGGGCCGCGGCGGTCGCCGGCGGCAGCCTGGTGGTCTGGACCGCTGCGGGTCCGTCCGGCGTCTGCGGCACGATCAGTCTGGCGTACGCGGAGAAGCCCAACGCCCGCCACCGTGCCGAGATCGTGAAGCTGGCCGTGCACCGCGAAGCGCGGGGGCGCGGCCTCGGCCGGCAGCTCCTGGCCGCGGCGGAGCGGGCCGCCGCCGACTCCGGCCGCACCCTGCTGTTGCTGGACACGGAGACCGCCAGCGCCGCGGAACGCCTGTACGAGAGCGCCGGCTGGACCCGCTACGGCATCGTCCCGGACTACGCGGCCGGGCCGGACGGTGTGCTCGCGGACTGCAGCTTCTACTACAAAAACCTGGTCTGA
- a CDS encoding HAD-IA family hydrolase: MGTPHLLLDFGEVISVAQPAADVSALAALAGLPVDAFSRLYWAHRPAYDAGGTARDYWTAIMGAAPGGSLLRRLVELDVASWLHLNQETLRLLDTVHAAGTPVSLLSNAPHDLARELDRHTGLAAFAHRIFSADLALVKPDAGIYSAALATLAAAPADVVFVDDRPVNIAAAEAHGIRGIVFTGTPGCLSEITAALSGPSDTRTVPGPRH; the protein is encoded by the coding sequence ATGGGAACGCCGCACCTGCTGCTCGACTTCGGCGAGGTCATCAGCGTCGCCCAGCCCGCGGCGGACGTCTCGGCCCTCGCCGCCCTGGCGGGACTGCCGGTGGACGCGTTCTCCCGGCTCTACTGGGCGCACCGGCCTGCGTACGACGCCGGAGGCACCGCCCGCGACTACTGGACGGCGATCATGGGCGCCGCGCCCGGCGGCAGCCTGCTGCGCCGGCTCGTCGAGCTGGACGTGGCGAGCTGGCTGCACCTCAACCAGGAGACGCTGCGGCTGCTCGACACCGTCCACGCCGCCGGCACGCCCGTGTCGCTGCTCTCCAACGCACCCCACGACCTGGCCCGCGAGCTGGACCGGCACACTGGCCTGGCCGCCTTCGCGCACCGGATCTTCAGCGCCGACCTGGCCCTGGTCAAACCCGACGCCGGCATCTACAGCGCCGCTCTGGCGACCCTGGCCGCCGCCCCCGCCGACGTCGTTTTTGTCGACGACCGGCCGGTCAACATCGCCGCGGCCGAGGCCCACGGCATCCGCGGGATCGTCTTCACCGGCACACCCGGCTGCCTGAGCGAGATCACCGCCGCGCTCAGCGGCCCTTCAGACACACGAACGGTCCCCGGACCCCGGCACTGA
- a CDS encoding putative bifunctional diguanylate cyclase/phosphodiesterase, whose product MGVQSPPWRGRRLSSPAAFALVVVVLAGQVVAAFDGELRKYILGLSVLLLDALGVVVSLRAGRRGNTVAWQIVSAGRLFSLIGVVTLAASVATLSHGWWWIGVVSRLLMFVLLAAAALVAPAQRLSGRQRYAFAAEAVTVLGAGFMVVWYFVINPAIDGHPPQDLWVAEIGYPIGDLLLLTGAAVVVLRGTISRLSSPLTMYVGGLVCYLVGDAMWSALGVHGVEASESPFAGFFLVIASLLITLSAMLYQPMAPTRSRSRTARASAWSTHLPTFAVAVGGLLLLVVTVRENDMLPWGGLVLGLIVMASAMAARQMFSLRDTRDLVVSDLLTGLANRTGLDNAITRAVKRREHVAVLLIDLDGFKLVNDAYGHAAGDTVLVEFAHHLRSTVRTSDVPARIGGDEFAVLLTEIVTPEHATAAAQRILAAVAANPVRLGEDVLPIRASIGVAIGTGEDSTKDLLRRADVAMYQAKRAGTHAWVLHDPSMIDRRAEDAALSDDLAAALDRGELNVLFQPMVDLVSGRPIGAEALVRWQHPTRGVVSPVRFIPIAERSGIITEIGLFVLEQALLQLKAWRQPLYISVNLSPRQLSEPTIVHDILAVLGRTGMPPESLVLEVTESAIVDENTGIAALRALREHGIRVAIDDFGTGYSSLQYLTRLPVDILKIDRSFVGELNGTPAGSAITEAVIRLSQVLNLTTVAEGIETAEQAAELLTLGCDTGQGYLYARPLPGPDLDDLMTAVRADA is encoded by the coding sequence ATGGGCGTGCAGTCACCACCGTGGCGCGGCCGTCGGCTGTCGTCACCCGCTGCCTTCGCCCTGGTGGTCGTCGTGCTCGCCGGTCAGGTCGTGGCGGCGTTCGACGGTGAGCTGAGGAAGTACATCCTCGGGCTGTCGGTGCTGCTCCTGGACGCCCTGGGGGTGGTCGTCAGCCTCCGCGCCGGTCGCCGGGGCAACACCGTCGCCTGGCAGATCGTCAGCGCCGGCCGGCTCTTCTCCCTGATCGGCGTCGTCACTCTGGCCGCCTCGGTGGCCACCCTGAGCCATGGCTGGTGGTGGATCGGCGTCGTCAGCCGCCTGCTGATGTTCGTGCTGCTCGCCGCGGCTGCGCTCGTCGCGCCGGCGCAGCGGCTCTCCGGCCGCCAGCGGTACGCGTTCGCCGCCGAGGCCGTCACCGTGCTGGGCGCCGGCTTCATGGTGGTCTGGTACTTCGTCATCAACCCGGCCATCGACGGCCACCCCCCGCAGGACCTTTGGGTGGCCGAGATCGGCTATCCGATCGGTGATCTCCTCCTGCTCACCGGCGCGGCCGTCGTGGTCCTCCGCGGCACGATCAGCCGCCTGTCGAGCCCGCTCACCATGTACGTCGGTGGCCTGGTGTGTTATCTCGTCGGTGACGCCATGTGGTCCGCGCTGGGGGTCCACGGCGTGGAGGCGTCCGAATCGCCGTTCGCCGGGTTCTTCCTGGTGATCGCCTCCCTGCTGATCACCCTCTCGGCGATGCTGTACCAGCCGATGGCTCCCACGCGCTCGCGGAGCCGGACGGCGCGGGCGTCGGCCTGGTCGACACACCTGCCGACGTTCGCGGTGGCTGTCGGAGGTCTGCTTCTGCTGGTCGTCACCGTGCGCGAGAACGACATGCTGCCCTGGGGCGGTCTGGTCCTCGGCCTGATCGTGATGGCGAGTGCGATGGCCGCCCGGCAGATGTTCTCCCTGCGGGACACCCGGGACCTGGTCGTCTCGGACCTGCTGACCGGGCTGGCGAACCGCACCGGGCTGGACAATGCGATCACCCGGGCGGTCAAGCGCCGGGAGCACGTCGCGGTCCTGCTCATCGACCTCGACGGCTTCAAGCTGGTCAACGACGCGTACGGGCACGCCGCCGGTGACACGGTGCTGGTCGAGTTCGCCCACCATCTGCGGTCGACGGTGCGGACGAGTGACGTGCCGGCCCGGATCGGTGGTGACGAGTTCGCGGTGCTGCTGACCGAGATCGTCACGCCGGAGCACGCGACCGCTGCCGCCCAGCGGATCCTGGCCGCGGTGGCGGCGAACCCGGTGCGCCTCGGTGAGGACGTTCTGCCGATCCGGGCGAGCATCGGTGTGGCGATCGGGACGGGGGAGGACTCGACCAAGGACCTGCTGCGCCGCGCCGACGTGGCGATGTACCAGGCGAAGCGGGCCGGGACCCACGCCTGGGTCCTGCACGATCCGTCGATGATCGACCGGCGCGCCGAGGATGCCGCCCTCTCCGACGATCTGGCCGCCGCGCTGGACCGCGGTGAGCTGAACGTGCTGTTCCAGCCGATGGTGGACCTGGTCAGCGGCCGGCCGATCGGCGCGGAGGCCCTGGTCCGGTGGCAGCACCCGACCCGCGGTGTGGTGTCGCCGGTGCGGTTCATCCCCATCGCCGAACGCTCCGGGATCATCACCGAGATCGGGCTGTTCGTGCTGGAGCAGGCGCTGCTGCAGTTGAAGGCGTGGCGGCAGCCGCTCTACATCAGCGTCAACCTCTCACCGCGGCAGCTGAGCGAGCCGACGATCGTGCACGACATTCTTGCGGTGCTGGGCCGTACCGGAATGCCGCCCGAGTCGTTGGTCCTGGAGGTGACGGAGTCGGCGATCGTGGACGAGAACACGGGCATCGCTGCCCTGCGGGCGTTGCGGGAGCACGGCATCCGGGTCGCCATCGACGACTTCGGGACCGGGTACAGCTCGCTGCAATACCTGACGCGTCTGCCCGTCGACATCCTCAAGATCGACCGCAGCTTTGTCGGCGAGCTCAACGGCACCCCGGCGGGGTCGGCGATCACCGAGGCTGTCATCCGCCTGAGTCAGGTCCTGAATCTGACCACGGTGGCCGAGGGCATCGAGACAGCGGAGCAGGCCGCCGAACTGCTCACCCTGGGCTGCGACACCGGACAGGGCTACCTGTACGCCCGGCCGCTGCCCGGACCCGACCTCGACGACCTCATGACCGCCGTCCGAGCGGACGCCTGA
- a CDS encoding alpha/beta fold hydrolase, with protein MRAIPRWTAVFQATLLSIFGVVVGSGPAAATAAPGTVLSSAAATLPPELASLGTGKRIEYVSTNLSGGAVTVTGLVITPKKKTHRTVVWGHGTTGIADQCAPSDHPAVFWPEARAAVAELLKRGWTVAAPDYPGLGTPAPHPYLVGGTTARSMIDSVKAARSLDSSLSTQYAIDGHSQGGQGALFAGQLAPSYDGPLVLRGVSAIAPVSNVDLLAPAIPGTPGQGYLVMALYGLNAVEPGFDPLSVLAQPAKQRVPVLQSGCLYEVLEKYMSLTPHQLLNGGALPPAVVSKLAYYDNPAQSAPSAPMLIVQGTDDEAVPYDITAGALLDQLDDYSQPVTFVPLEGQNHDGAVVASTTLVADWLAGRFS; from the coding sequence ATGAGAGCAATTCCGCGGTGGACAGCAGTATTTCAGGCCACCCTTCTGAGTATTTTCGGCGTCGTCGTCGGTAGTGGCCCGGCGGCCGCCACGGCAGCGCCGGGAACGGTTCTGTCCTCGGCCGCCGCCACGCTGCCGCCCGAACTGGCGTCGCTGGGGACCGGCAAACGGATCGAGTACGTCTCGACCAATCTGTCCGGCGGCGCGGTCACGGTCACCGGTCTGGTGATCACGCCGAAGAAGAAGACGCACCGGACCGTCGTCTGGGGGCACGGCACGACCGGCATCGCCGATCAGTGCGCGCCGTCCGACCACCCCGCCGTGTTCTGGCCCGAGGCCCGCGCTGCCGTGGCTGAGCTGCTCAAACGGGGCTGGACGGTCGCCGCCCCGGACTACCCGGGCCTCGGTACGCCGGCACCGCACCCGTACCTGGTCGGGGGCACGACCGCCCGCTCGATGATCGACAGCGTCAAGGCCGCCCGCAGCCTCGACAGCTCCCTCTCGACGCAATACGCGATCGACGGCCACTCCCAAGGCGGCCAGGGTGCGCTCTTCGCGGGTCAGCTGGCCCCCTCCTACGACGGCCCGCTGGTCCTGCGCGGCGTCTCGGCGATCGCGCCGGTCTCCAATGTCGACCTGCTCGCGCCCGCCATTCCCGGGACGCCGGGACAGGGTTATCTGGTCATGGCTCTTTACGGCCTGAATGCGGTGGAACCGGGCTTCGATCCGCTGTCGGTGCTCGCGCAGCCGGCGAAACAAAGGGTTCCCGTGCTGCAGAGCGGATGCCTCTACGAGGTCCTCGAAAAATACATGTCATTGACGCCGCATCAACTTCTGAACGGTGGCGCACTGCCTCCCGCGGTGGTGAGCAAACTGGCGTACTACGACAACCCGGCCCAGTCGGCCCCGAGTGCGCCGATGCTCATCGTGCAGGGCACCGACGACGAGGCGGTCCCGTACGACATCACCGCAGGCGCGCTCCTCGATCAGCTCGATGACTACTCCCAGCCCGTGACCTTCGTACCGTTGGAGGGCCAGAACCACGACGGCGCTGTTGTCGCCTCCACCACCCTGGTGGCCGACTGGCTCGCGGGCCGTTTCAGCTAG
- a CDS encoding helix-turn-helix domain-containing protein, with product MRDALDARLAARVAELRVVRGWSLDDLAGHTGVSRSTLSRLERAEISPTASLLGKLCTAYGWTMSRLLAEVETEPPAVVRVADQQIWRDEASGFTRRSVSPPHPGLRAELIEGELAPGADITYERPPVTGMEQHVWVLGGRLEFTDNGTVHVLETGDCLRFRLWGGTRLRNPGDEPARYAIVVVLP from the coding sequence ATGAGAGACGCTCTGGATGCGCGATTGGCCGCCCGCGTCGCCGAGTTGCGAGTCGTGCGCGGCTGGTCCCTGGACGACCTGGCCGGGCACACCGGCGTCAGCCGCTCGACGCTGTCGCGTCTCGAGCGCGCCGAGATCAGCCCGACCGCGTCCCTGCTCGGCAAGCTCTGCACCGCGTACGGGTGGACGATGTCCCGCCTGCTCGCCGAGGTCGAGACGGAGCCTCCGGCCGTTGTCCGCGTCGCCGACCAGCAGATCTGGCGTGACGAGGCGTCCGGCTTCACACGCCGTTCGGTCTCGCCGCCGCACCCCGGGCTGCGGGCCGAGCTGATCGAGGGCGAGCTGGCACCGGGCGCCGACATCACCTACGAGCGCCCACCGGTGACCGGCATGGAGCAGCACGTCTGGGTGCTCGGCGGACGCCTGGAGTTCACCGACAACGGCACGGTCCACGTCCTGGAGACCGGCGACTGCCTGCGGTTCCGGCTCTGGGGTGGCACGCGCCTGCGTAATCCGGGTGACGAACCGGCCCGGTACGCCATCGTGGTGGTGCTGCCATGA
- a CDS encoding ChaB family protein yields the protein MPARENLPSTIARSPQKAQDTYAETLDSAIAQYGDGERAHRTALASLKHSFEKVGDHWEPKEQRGPSDEQAERGAADTALPTAGGVDANASKQHLLEVAKRLDVRGRSRMTKDELVEAIGKANDAESRRTLKAEREE from the coding sequence ATGCCTGCCCGCGAAAATCTGCCCAGCACGATCGCCCGCTCGCCGCAGAAGGCCCAGGACACGTACGCGGAGACCCTGGACAGCGCGATCGCCCAGTACGGCGACGGTGAGCGCGCGCACCGGACCGCCCTCGCGTCCCTGAAGCACTCGTTCGAGAAGGTCGGCGACCACTGGGAGCCCAAGGAGCAGCGCGGTCCCAGCGACGAACAGGCCGAACGCGGTGCCGCGGACACCGCGCTGCCGACGGCCGGTGGTGTCGACGCCAACGCGAGCAAGCAGCACCTGCTGGAGGTGGCCAAGCGCCTCGACGTGCGCGGCCGGTCCCGGATGACCAAGGACGAGTTGGTCGAGGCCATCGGCAAGGCGAACGACGCGGAAAGCCGGCGCACGCTGAAGGCCGAGCGCGAGGAGTGA
- a CDS encoding serine/threonine-protein kinase, protein MGQRLGGRYRLEVRIGAGGMGEVWRAVDEVLGRVVAVKAMLPRIADQPDFARRFLVEAKAMASVNHGAVAAIHDYGSDDGITFLVMEFIDGESLSQLLGRAGRLGAADTMHLIAQAADGLQAVHDRGIVHRDIKPANLLVRRDGSLLITDFGISRTHDGTQLTVSGAVLGTPTYLSPEQVLGRPATAQSDVYSLGLAAYECLAGQRPFGGENPYAVALQRLQAGPPPLGADVPRAVAAVVDRALAIEPADRWQSAAELATAARAAMHGGSPQAVAVRRRAVPGRRWAIAAICLVILVVGGVTAWQVFDTGESPSIAGAPVSNATPPGLEACGPVFCPVEPLCWSGLTSISGRAEPPWPADCAESHVWETFAAFPPPAAAAKMREDELMTNEAVAGVCTAALMSSRSQDRTMTEGWVRDGWPIRVDGGGPRLIHCLARPESGETTGAAF, encoded by the coding sequence GTGGGGCAGAGGCTCGGCGGCCGGTACAGGCTCGAGGTCCGGATCGGGGCCGGCGGCATGGGCGAGGTGTGGCGCGCCGTCGACGAGGTGCTCGGCCGGGTGGTGGCCGTCAAGGCGATGCTGCCCCGGATAGCCGATCAGCCCGACTTCGCCCGGCGGTTCCTGGTCGAGGCCAAGGCCATGGCCAGTGTCAACCACGGTGCTGTCGCGGCGATCCACGACTACGGCAGCGACGACGGCATCACCTTCCTGGTGATGGAGTTCATCGACGGCGAGTCGCTGTCCCAGCTGCTGGGGCGGGCCGGGCGGCTCGGAGCCGCCGACACGATGCACCTGATCGCGCAGGCCGCCGACGGGCTGCAGGCCGTTCACGACCGGGGGATCGTCCACCGCGACATCAAACCCGCCAACCTTCTCGTACGCCGGGACGGCTCGCTGCTGATCACCGACTTCGGCATCTCCCGCACCCACGACGGCACGCAGCTCACCGTTTCCGGGGCGGTGCTGGGCACACCGACGTACCTGTCGCCGGAGCAGGTGCTCGGCCGGCCGGCCACCGCGCAGAGCGACGTGTACTCACTCGGCCTCGCCGCTTACGAATGCCTGGCGGGGCAACGGCCCTTCGGCGGGGAGAACCCCTACGCGGTGGCGTTGCAGCGGTTGCAGGCCGGACCACCGCCGCTGGGCGCCGACGTCCCGCGGGCGGTGGCGGCTGTCGTCGACCGGGCGCTGGCGATCGAACCGGCCGACCGCTGGCAGTCGGCCGCGGAGCTGGCGACCGCGGCCCGCGCGGCGATGCACGGCGGCTCACCGCAGGCAGTGGCCGTGAGGCGCCGGGCAGTCCCGGGCAGGCGGTGGGCGATCGCCGCCATCTGCCTGGTGATCCTGGTCGTCGGCGGTGTCACCGCCTGGCAGGTCTTCGACACCGGCGAGAGCCCGAGCATCGCCGGGGCGCCGGTGAGCAACGCCACGCCTCCCGGCCTGGAAGCCTGCGGTCCGGTGTTCTGCCCGGTCGAGCCGCTCTGCTGGAGCGGACTCACCTCCATCAGCGGCAGGGCAGAACCGCCGTGGCCGGCGGACTGCGCCGAGAGTCACGTCTGGGAGACGTTCGCCGCGTTCCCGCCGCCCGCGGCGGCCGCAAAAATGCGGGAGGACGAACTCATGACCAACGAGGCCGTCGCCGGTGTCTGCACGGCCGCCCTGATGAGCTCCCGCAGTCAGGACAGGACCATGACCGAGGGCTGGGTCCGGGACGGCTGGCCGATCCGCGTCGACGGCGGAGGCCCGCGGCTGATCCACTGCCTGGCCCGTCCGGAGTCCGGCGAAACGACGGGCGCTGCGTTCTGA
- a CDS encoding TIGR03557 family F420-dependent LLM class oxidoreductase, which produces MKFGYKLAAEGFGPKELIRQAVRAEEAGFDFVEISDHYHPWLDVQGHSPFAWAVLGAIAARTQRLGLATGVTCPTVRYHPAIIAQAAATLAIVSDDRFTLGVGAGERLNEHVVGQGFPSVRGRHERLKEALEIIKLLWQGGYQSYEGKHLQLEDARVFDLPDKLPVIAVAAGGKNAATMAAELGDGLFATEPRSDLVETYQGAGGSGPRYAEVPMAWARTEEDGVQEALKTTRWAVTGWKVMSELPNPVNFDAASQTVRAEDIREKFATGPDPEPYVEAVRKYTDAGFDHIVLQNAGPDPDGFLDFFHKELHDRLR; this is translated from the coding sequence CTGGCCGCCGAGGGTTTCGGGCCCAAGGAGCTGATCCGCCAGGCCGTCCGCGCCGAGGAGGCCGGCTTCGACTTCGTCGAGATCAGCGATCACTACCACCCGTGGCTCGACGTGCAGGGGCACTCGCCGTTCGCCTGGGCGGTGCTCGGCGCGATCGCGGCCCGCACCCAGCGCCTCGGCCTCGCCACCGGCGTGACCTGCCCGACCGTGCGGTACCACCCGGCGATCATCGCTCAGGCGGCCGCCACCCTGGCCATCGTCTCGGACGACCGGTTCACGCTCGGCGTCGGTGCGGGCGAGCGGCTCAACGAGCACGTCGTCGGCCAGGGTTTCCCCAGCGTGCGCGGACGCCACGAGCGTCTGAAGGAGGCGCTGGAGATCATCAAGCTGCTGTGGCAGGGCGGCTACCAGTCGTACGAGGGCAAGCACCTGCAGCTGGAGGACGCCCGCGTCTTCGACCTGCCGGACAAGCTCCCGGTCATCGCCGTGGCAGCGGGTGGCAAGAACGCGGCGACCATGGCGGCCGAGCTCGGGGACGGGCTGTTCGCCACCGAACCCCGGAGCGACCTCGTCGAGACGTACCAGGGTGCGGGTGGTTCCGGTCCCCGCTACGCCGAGGTGCCGATGGCCTGGGCGCGTACCGAGGAGGACGGGGTGCAGGAAGCCCTCAAGACCACCCGGTGGGCCGTGACCGGATGGAAGGTCATGAGCGAACTGCCGAACCCGGTGAATTTCGACGCGGCGTCGCAGACGGTCCGCGCCGAGGACATCCGCGAGAAGTTCGCGACCGGCCCGGACCCGGAGCCGTACGTGGAAGCGGTGCGGAAGTACACCGACGCGGGCTTCGACCACATCGTTCTGCAGAACGCCGGGCCCGACCCGGACGGCTTTCTTGATTTCTTCCATAAGGAATTGCACGATCGGCTCCGGTAG